A genome region from Microplitis demolitor isolate Queensland-Clemson2020A chromosome 1, iyMicDemo2.1a, whole genome shotgun sequence includes the following:
- the LOC103580058 gene encoding uncharacterized protein LOC103580058 isoform X1, protein MKKGKQKRMVSSSGGTPRIQVFRPTYEEFKDFSKYVEYMESKGAHKAGLAKVIPPPEWVPRKGGYDVSQMDLSIPAPICQVVTGKQGLYQQINIQKKSMTIQEYEKLANSERYATPKHFDYEDLERKYWKNITYVAPIYGADVSGSLTDPDVTEWNINHLGTILDYVNKDYGISIDGVNTAYLYFGMWKTTFAWHTEDMDLYSINYLHFGAPKTWYAIPPEHGRRLERLASGFFPGSYQSCQAFLRHKMSLISPQILRQYSIPCNKITQEAGEIMITFPYGYHAGFNHGFNCAESTNFAAPRWVEYGKRATQCTCSKDMVKISMDTFVKRFQPDRYDLWLRGEDIGCHPEDPRQTAAPMPSQMDLLCSNSNDKLPDSYVNAPKNKRHTIHRKKTLVDTNPDLNMDELVNSTDIPADVKKVLQDLELEEDGPDEQQLEVLEDIWLKAGELEVEEASMYDDGYNKKKNKRRKRRLNLDKERGGFKTKKSIKPSLNRNNSPNEESTSVDIKPKYLDIIGSAVPCLVIPKITNFDGINSSSVNNETKNVNSLFKIKEPSTSDYPVTPGETPVKKKRKYTKHKAENKEHKKVDSGSINVNIPKRTYKKKIKCIAPVASVFDSSQPLDVSDADVQRKLMAMPSLSQKSHIKTEPSIKLSSSISDTDESSINKSINKSRASQINDNIEACISAVISRYDYDSDTSLQDKSFDESVTSFIDDKSSITTDTATDKSSALGTSIDESPIKTETSTATDDDSAEDAEDKSFIKVADTSFSSSSSASSQTEFFGFSPIKNSKEPITLSAPVIVTSGTTEVKKKKSSFTIIPKKCSTATRINRPVTIYPKNDIIKAPKLCVLTKPTQIIQANNEVKSKSQDNDTLKAANGLLVLQQNSRLLSSPNESSKFIKSNNNNNNSSILQNTVTPIKPKVTTITCKEMRQHLERFKLPKTTIISEKTDTNDNKMLSVFQSKVSTPVFPGSDRVDETKRPGQVNSNVTFTAEDTRVATKRFWQVPNTNTVLIANDTNSREIKTVQAPSTLISSALNTTKKLWHMPSPNTVVLSADGKSSSLISNSFSSPSSNAAIQFNNNNSSNNNTIASPTPLTYSTPNKNGIIKVAGKTSARMSMGSSSSLSQQHQQIAIGTSLLKVAQQQQLKQNSSINNVEIVMPQPQYKKNPVPQLHKILQPTAVSILKPQVIQSQLKSNVKRTPRKKKPTKLSLESLDSHDDLASGDRKMCSIATQVDNLSPLKLTECNVNQPSNSPIITSSFIKEEAASSEYEPTSYVASTDNSAAAIKSQMLFNLPSNKYLSMSYADSKMSMPDIKPIIPLTTTLGSEIKIPIPTKPSAVGIKSINSSKPPSLAKISGGAKSQTKTPRKPRTPKRKNQVKIEEDGLPPVLTIEPNYPAYNNHESFKASSCSSSSSSMMSPTLSSSSASMSTSTSAVAAASNGQSQVPGHIMDMLYPNNPELDNVRKFNDYWSSQLSHCAICTAFASSNNGCNRQMPQDWKCFKPSTLPESSPICVSSSLFAANSKEQEIEPENNSLLRCRDCHVTVHASCYGITVLPSDLFNWACDKCKAGMVQSNCCLCPMRGGAVKRTSDSRWAHILCALLIPGVTFKDSVHKDPINVLTIKHDMVKQQCSYCKQITGVVLSCHLCRTSFHPSCGLVAGAAFDIPAYDSNEFQVTCRGHKNEIKKTFDIRQGDKVWAKHKNTRFYQATVDSIDSHMFCMVTFSDTSFSDNLYQSDIISHEALPIIGEGVRVQWTDGQIYDGIFEGTNSRTMYTVVFEDGSRCTVESNEIYTLNEDLPGRVQSRLSAATEMQHRSHLYGNESGDYFVVQRKRNKVKIKI, encoded by the exons atgaaaaaag GTAAACAAAAAAGAATGGTCAGTTCCTCGGGGGGGACCCCCCGTATCCAGGTCTTCAGACCGACCTATGAAGAGTTCAAAGACTTCTCTAAGTACGTGGAGTACATGGAGAGCAAAGGCGCGCACAAAGCCGGTCTCGCGAAAGTGATACCTCCTCCCGAGTGGGTGCCGCGAAAAGGCGGGTACGATGTCTCGCAAATGGACTTGTCGATACCCGCGCCGATCTGCCAGGTGGTGACTGGCAAGCAGGGGCTGTACCAGCAGATAAACATCCAGAAGAAATCGATGACAATTCAGGAGTACGAGAAGCTGGCAAACTCCGAGAGGTACGCGACTCCGAAGCACTTTGATTACGAGGATCTTGAGCGCAAGTACTGGAAAAACATCACGTACGTCGCGCCTATCTACGGCGCCGATGTCTCAGGATCTCTTACAGACCCGGATGTTACCGAGTGGAACATAAATCATCTTGGTACCATTCTCGACTATGTAAACAAAGACTACGGGATATCTATTGACGGAGTAAACACCGCCTATCTTTACTTTGGCATGTGGAAAACTACATTTGCATGGCACACCGAGGACATGGATCTGTActccataaattatttacatttcgGAGCACCCAAGACCTGGTACGCGATTCCTCCGGAGCATGGTCGCAGGTTGGAAAGGCTCGCCAGTGGTTTTTTTCCCGGTAGTTATCAAAGTTGTCAGGCTTTTTTGCGGCACAAAATGTCATTGATTTCTCCGCAAATACTTCGGCAATATTCAATACCCTGCAACAAA ataacTCAAGAAGCTGGggaaataatgataacattTCCCTATGGTTATCATGCTGGTTTCAATCACGGGTTCAATTGTGCCGAATCAACAAACTTTGCAGCACCAAGATGGGTCGAGTATGGCAAGAGAGCAACTCAGTGCACTTGCAGTAAAGATATGGTCAAAATATCAATGGACACTTTTGTCAAACGTTTCCAGCCTGATAg ATATGATTTATGGCTCCGCGGTGAAGATATTGGATGTCATCCTGAAGATCCTCGACAAACTGCAGCGCCAATGCCCTCGCAAATGGACCTTCTGTGCAGCAACAGCAACGACAAGCTGCCAGACAGTTACGTCAACGCGCCAAAAAATAAACGGCACACAATTCACCGTAAGAAAACACTTGTGGATACAAATCCAGATCTCAATATGGACGAATTAGTTAACAGTACTGACATTCCTGCAGATGTTAAAAAAGTTCTCCAAGACCTTGAGCTGGAGGAAGACGGGCCCGACGAGCAACAGCTCGAAGTCCTCGAGGACATTTGGCTGAAAGCCGGCGAGCTTGAAGTCGAAGAGGCCAGCATGTATGACGACGGCTACAACAAGAAGAAAAACAAACGCAGGAAGCGCCGGCTTAATCTAGACAAAGAGCGAGGCGGtttcaaaactaaaaaatcaataaagcCTTCATTGAACAGGAATAATAGTCCTAATGAGGAAAGCACAAGTGTTGACATCAAGCCAAAGTATCTTGACATCATTGGCAGCGCGGTCCCGTGTCTCGTCATACcaaaaataacaaactttGATGGTATCAATTCATCGTCAGTCAATAATGAAACGAAAAATGTAAATTCGTTGTTCAAAATAAAAGAGCCCTCGACGTCTGACTATCCTGTGACTCCTGGTGAGACTCCGGTTAAGAAGAAAAGGAAATATACGAAGCACAAAGCAGAGAATAAAGAGCACAAGAAAGTTGATAGTGGTAgcattaatgttaatattccTAAGAGaacttacaagaaaaaaataaaatgtattgcGCCAGTAGCGTCGGTCTTCGACTCTTCCCAACCGCTGGATGTTTCTGATGCAGATGTCCAGCGTAAACTGATGGCGATGCCTAGTCTATCACAAAAATCACACATTAAGACTGAACCCTCTATTAAATTAAGTAGCAGTATCAGTGATACTGATGAAAGTAGTATTAATAAGTCTATTAATAAATCACGTGCATcacaaattaatgataatattgaGGCTTGTATCTCGGCAGTTATATCGCGCTATGACTACGATTCTGACACGTCGTTGCAGGATAAATCATTTGACGAAAGCGTCACTTcatttattgatgataaatcCTCTATTACAACTGACACAGCAACTGACAAATCATCAGCGCTTGGCACGTCAATCGACGAGTCGCCTATCAAGACCGAAACCTCGACAGCAACTGATGATGATTCTGCTGAGGATGCTGAGGACAAGTCGTTTATTAAAGTTGCTGATACTTCATTCTCTTCATCGTCATCCGCGTCATCGCAAACAGAATTTTTTGGCTTCtctccaattaaaaattcaaaagagcCGATAACACTCAGCGCTCCTGTCATTGTGACATCTGGTACCACTGaggtgaagaaaaaaaagtcttcaTTTACTATTATACCGAAAAAATGTTCAACTGCGACAAGAATCAACAGACCGGTGACTATTTATCCGaaaaatgatattataaaGGCGCCTAAATTATGCGTACTGACAAAACCGACGCAAATAATACAAGCAAACAATGAAGTCAAGTCTAAATCACAAGACAATGACACTCTCAAAGCAGCCAATGGTCTGCTCGTACTTCAACAGAACTCGAGATTACTCTCCAGTCCAAATGAATCcagtaaatttatcaaaagtaacaacaataacaacaacagtTCGATTCTTCAGAACACAGTGACACCCATCAAGCCGAAGGTCACAACAATTACATGTAAGGAAATGCGGCAACACTTGGAAAGATTTAAATTACCCAAGACTACAATAATTTCTGAGAAAACTGACActaatgacaataaaatgCTCAGTGTCTTTCAAAGTAAAGTATCCACTCCTGTTTTTCCTGGCTCTGATCGGGTTGACGAGACCAAGAGACCGGGACAGGTTAATTCAAATGTTACATTCACAGCAGAAGACACCCGGGTCGCTACCAAACGGTTCTGGCAGGTACCCAACACCAACACCGTCCTCATAGCCAATGACACGAATTCTCGTGAAATTAAAACAGTCCAAGCGCCTTCAACTTTGATAAGCTCGGCATTGAATACAACTAAAAAGCTATGGCACATGCCATCACCAAATACTGTTGTACTGAGCGCTGATGGTAAATCTTCttcattaattagtaattcaTTTTCATCACCGTCATCAAATGCtgctatacaatttaataacaataatagtagtaataataatacaatagcGTCACCAACTCCATTGACCTACAGTACGCCAAATAAAAATGGTATTATAAAAGTAGCAGGTAAAACAAGCGCGAGAATGTCTATgggatcatcatcatcattgtcACAGCAACACCAGCAGATAGCAATTGGCACCTCACTTTTAAAAGTCGCCCAGCAACAGCAGCTTAAACAAAATTCATCTATAAATAATGTTGAAATAGTAATGCCACAGCcgcagtataaaaaaaatccagttccgcaattacacaaaatattacagcCTACAGCGGTGTCAATTTTAAAACCCCAAGTAATACAGAGtcaattaaaatcaaatgtaAAACGAACACCTCGTAAAAAGAAGCCGACAAAGTTGTCCCTTGAATCCTTAGACAGTCACGACGATCTAGCAAGTGGTGACCGCAAAATGTGCTCGATAGCGACGCAAGTTGACAATTTGTCACCGCTCAAATTGACCGAGTGCAATGTTAACCAGCCGTCAAACAGCCCGATAATAACGTCGAGTTTTATCAAAGAAGAAGCTGCTTCATCGGAGTACGAACCGACGAGCTATGTAGCGTCGACAGACAACAGTGCAGCGGCTATCAAGTCTCAGATGCTTTTCAATTTACcctctaataaatatttgtcgaTGTCGTACGCAGACTCGAAGATGTCGATGCCGGACATTAAACCAATTATTCCATTAACAACAACCCTGGGAtcggaaataaaaataccgatACCAACGAAACCGAGCGCTGTCGGTATCAAGTCAATAAACAGTTCAAAGCCTCCGTCATTGGCTAAAATAAGTGGTGGCGCTAAGAGCCAAACTAAAACGCCGCGTAAACCGCGGACGCCTAAGCGTAAAAATCAGGTTAAAATTGAAGAGGACGGACTCCCTCCAGTATTAACGATTGAACCAAACTACCCAGCTTACAACAATCACGAGTCATTTAAAGCGTCATCTTGTTCGTCCTCGTCATCGTCAATGATGTCACCAACTTTATCATCATCGTCAGCGTCAATGTCCACCTCTACCTCTGCTGTGGCAGCTGCGTCAAATGGACAGTCTCAAGTACCAGGTCATATTATGGACATGCTCTACCCCAATAATCCGGAGCTGGACAACGTCCGGAAGTTCAATGACTACTGGAGCAGTCAGTTGTCACACTGCGCTATTTGCACAGCATTTGCATCCTCAAATAACGGCTGCAATCGGCAAATGCCACAGGACTGGAAGTGTTTCAAGCCGTCGACGTTGCCAGAGAGCTCTCCAATATGTGTGTCATCAAGTTTATTCGCGGCAAATTCAAAAGAACAAGAGATTGAACCAGAAAATAACAGTTTACTTCGCTGTCGCGACTGTCATGTCACCGTCCACGCATCCTGCTATGGAATCACAGTATTACCCAgcgatttatttaattgggCGTGTGATAAATGCAAGGCTGGTATGGTACAATCAAACTGCTGTCTCTGTCCGATGCGCGGTGGTGCTGTAAAACGAACGAGCGACAGTCGGTGGGCACACATACTCTGCGCTCTGCTGATACCAGGTGTCACATTCAAAGATTCTGTTCACAAAGATCCTATCAACGTTCTGACTATCAAACATGACATGGTCAAGCAGCAGTGCTCGTACTGCAAGCAAATCACGGGTGTGGTACTGAGCTGTCATCTCTGTAGGACATCTTTCCATCCCTCTTGTGGTCTAGTTGCTGGTGCAGCGTTCGACATACCTGCTTATGATTCAAATGAATTCCAG GTGACATGCCGTGgacataaaaatgaaataaaaaaaacgtttgACATCCGGCAAGGGGATAAAGTATGGGCTAAACATAAAAACACACGTTTTTATCAAGCAACTGTTGATTCGATTGATTCCCATATGTTTTGCATGGTTACATTCAGTGATACTAGTTTCAGCGACAATCTTTATCAGTCTGATATTATT agtcaTGAAGCTCTCCCAATTATTGGAGAAGGTGTCAGAGTACAATGGACAGATGGACAAATTTACGATGGTATTTTTGAAGGAACTAATTCTCGAACAATGTATact gttGTATTTGAGGATGGCTCGCGATGTACTGtagaaagtaatgaaatatatacattgaACGAAGATTTACCGGGAAGAGTACAGTCGCGTTTG TCAGCTGCAACTGAAATGCAACATCGATCTCATCTTTATGGCAATGAAAGCGGTGACTACTTCGTAGTGCAACggaaaagaaataaagttaagattaaaatctaa
- the LOC103580058 gene encoding lysine-specific demethylase 4A isoform X3, protein MKKGKQKRMVSSSGGTPRIQVFRPTYEEFKDFSKYVEYMESKGAHKAGLAKVIPPPEWVPRKGGYDVSQMDLSIPAPICQVVTGKQGLYQQINIQKKSMTIQEYEKLANSERYATPKHFDYEDLERKYWKNITYVAPIYGADVSGSLTDPDVTEWNINHLGTILDYVNKDYGISIDGVNTAYLYFGMWKTTFAWHTEDMDLYSINYLHFGAPKTWYAIPPEHGRRLERLASGFFPGSYQSCQAFLRHKMSLISPQILRQYSIPCNKITQEAGEIMITFPYGYHAGFNHGFNCAESTNFAAPRWVEYGKRATQCTCSKDMVKISMDTFVKRFQPDRYDLWLRGEDIGCHPEDPRQTAAPMPSQMDLLCSNSNDKLPDSYVNAPKNKRHTIHHVKKVLQDLELEEDGPDEQQLEVLEDIWLKAGELEVEEASMYDDGYNKKKNKRRKRRLNLDKERGGFKTKKSIKPSLNRNNSPNEESTSVDIKPKYLDIIGSAVPCLVIPKITNFDGINSSSVNNETKNVNSLFKIKEPSTSDYPVTPGETPVKKKRKYTKHKAENKEHKKVDSGSINVNIPKRTYKKKIKCIAPVASVFDSSQPLDVSDADVQRKLMAMPSLSQKSHIKTEPSIKLSSSISDTDESSINKSINKSRASQINDNIEACISAVISRYDYDSDTSLQDKSFDESVTSFIDDKSSITTDTATDKSSALGTSIDESPIKTETSTATDDDSAEDAEDKSFIKVADTSFSSSSSASSQTEFFGFSPIKNSKEPITLSAPVIVTSGTTEVKKKKSSFTIIPKKCSTATRINRPVTIYPKNDIIKAPKLCVLTKPTQIIQANNEVKSKSQDNDTLKAANGLLVLQQNSRLLSSPNESSKFIKSNNNNNNSSILQNTVTPIKPKVTTITCKEMRQHLERFKLPKTTIISEKTDTNDNKMLSVFQSKVSTPVFPGSDRVDETKRPGQVNSNVTFTAEDTRVATKRFWQVPNTNTVLIANDTNSREIKTVQAPSTLISSALNTTKKLWHMPSPNTVVLSADGKSSSLISNSFSSPSSNAAIQFNNNNSSNNNTIASPTPLTYSTPNKNGIIKVAGKTSARMSMGSSSSLSQQHQQIAIGTSLLKVAQQQQLKQNSSINNVEIVMPQPQYKKNPVPQLHKILQPTAVSILKPQVIQSQLKSNVKRTPRKKKPTKLSLESLDSHDDLASGDRKMCSIATQVDNLSPLKLTECNVNQPSNSPIITSSFIKEEAASSEYEPTSYVASTDNSAAAIKSQMLFNLPSNKYLSMSYADSKMSMPDIKPIIPLTTTLGSEIKIPIPTKPSAVGIKSINSSKPPSLAKISGGAKSQTKTPRKPRTPKRKNQVKIEEDGLPPVLTIEPNYPAYNNHESFKASSCSSSSSSMMSPTLSSSSASMSTSTSAVAAASNGQSQVPGHIMDMLYPNNPELDNVRKFNDYWSSQLSHCAICTAFASSNNGCNRQMPQDWKCFKPSTLPESSPICVSSSLFAANSKEQEIEPENNSLLRCRDCHVTVHASCYGITVLPSDLFNWACDKCKAGMVQSNCCLCPMRGGAVKRTSDSRWAHILCALLIPGVTFKDSVHKDPINVLTIKHDMVKQQCSYCKQITGVVLSCHLCRTSFHPSCGLVAGAAFDIPAYDSNEFQVTCRGHKNEIKKTFDIRQGDKVWAKHKNTRFYQATVDSIDSHMFCMVTFSDTSFSDNLYQSDIISHEALPIIGEGVRVQWTDGQIYDGIFEGTNSRTMYTVVFEDGSRCTVESNEIYTLNEDLPGRVQSRLSAATEMQHRSHLYGNESGDYFVVQRKRNKVKIKI, encoded by the exons atgaaaaaag GTAAACAAAAAAGAATGGTCAGTTCCTCGGGGGGGACCCCCCGTATCCAGGTCTTCAGACCGACCTATGAAGAGTTCAAAGACTTCTCTAAGTACGTGGAGTACATGGAGAGCAAAGGCGCGCACAAAGCCGGTCTCGCGAAAGTGATACCTCCTCCCGAGTGGGTGCCGCGAAAAGGCGGGTACGATGTCTCGCAAATGGACTTGTCGATACCCGCGCCGATCTGCCAGGTGGTGACTGGCAAGCAGGGGCTGTACCAGCAGATAAACATCCAGAAGAAATCGATGACAATTCAGGAGTACGAGAAGCTGGCAAACTCCGAGAGGTACGCGACTCCGAAGCACTTTGATTACGAGGATCTTGAGCGCAAGTACTGGAAAAACATCACGTACGTCGCGCCTATCTACGGCGCCGATGTCTCAGGATCTCTTACAGACCCGGATGTTACCGAGTGGAACATAAATCATCTTGGTACCATTCTCGACTATGTAAACAAAGACTACGGGATATCTATTGACGGAGTAAACACCGCCTATCTTTACTTTGGCATGTGGAAAACTACATTTGCATGGCACACCGAGGACATGGATCTGTActccataaattatttacatttcgGAGCACCCAAGACCTGGTACGCGATTCCTCCGGAGCATGGTCGCAGGTTGGAAAGGCTCGCCAGTGGTTTTTTTCCCGGTAGTTATCAAAGTTGTCAGGCTTTTTTGCGGCACAAAATGTCATTGATTTCTCCGCAAATACTTCGGCAATATTCAATACCCTGCAACAAA ataacTCAAGAAGCTGGggaaataatgataacattTCCCTATGGTTATCATGCTGGTTTCAATCACGGGTTCAATTGTGCCGAATCAACAAACTTTGCAGCACCAAGATGGGTCGAGTATGGCAAGAGAGCAACTCAGTGCACTTGCAGTAAAGATATGGTCAAAATATCAATGGACACTTTTGTCAAACGTTTCCAGCCTGATAg ATATGATTTATGGCTCCGCGGTGAAGATATTGGATGTCATCCTGAAGATCCTCGACAAACTGCAGCGCCAATGCCCTCGCAAATGGACCTTCTGTGCAGCAACAGCAACGACAAGCTGCCAGACAGTTACGTCAACGCGCCAAAAAATAAACGGCACACAATTCACC ATGTTAAAAAAGTTCTCCAAGACCTTGAGCTGGAGGAAGACGGGCCCGACGAGCAACAGCTCGAAGTCCTCGAGGACATTTGGCTGAAAGCCGGCGAGCTTGAAGTCGAAGAGGCCAGCATGTATGACGACGGCTACAACAAGAAGAAAAACAAACGCAGGAAGCGCCGGCTTAATCTAGACAAAGAGCGAGGCGGtttcaaaactaaaaaatcaataaagcCTTCATTGAACAGGAATAATAGTCCTAATGAGGAAAGCACAAGTGTTGACATCAAGCCAAAGTATCTTGACATCATTGGCAGCGCGGTCCCGTGTCTCGTCATACcaaaaataacaaactttGATGGTATCAATTCATCGTCAGTCAATAATGAAACGAAAAATGTAAATTCGTTGTTCAAAATAAAAGAGCCCTCGACGTCTGACTATCCTGTGACTCCTGGTGAGACTCCGGTTAAGAAGAAAAGGAAATATACGAAGCACAAAGCAGAGAATAAAGAGCACAAGAAAGTTGATAGTGGTAgcattaatgttaatattccTAAGAGaacttacaagaaaaaaataaaatgtattgcGCCAGTAGCGTCGGTCTTCGACTCTTCCCAACCGCTGGATGTTTCTGATGCAGATGTCCAGCGTAAACTGATGGCGATGCCTAGTCTATCACAAAAATCACACATTAAGACTGAACCCTCTATTAAATTAAGTAGCAGTATCAGTGATACTGATGAAAGTAGTATTAATAAGTCTATTAATAAATCACGTGCATcacaaattaatgataatattgaGGCTTGTATCTCGGCAGTTATATCGCGCTATGACTACGATTCTGACACGTCGTTGCAGGATAAATCATTTGACGAAAGCGTCACTTcatttattgatgataaatcCTCTATTACAACTGACACAGCAACTGACAAATCATCAGCGCTTGGCACGTCAATCGACGAGTCGCCTATCAAGACCGAAACCTCGACAGCAACTGATGATGATTCTGCTGAGGATGCTGAGGACAAGTCGTTTATTAAAGTTGCTGATACTTCATTCTCTTCATCGTCATCCGCGTCATCGCAAACAGAATTTTTTGGCTTCtctccaattaaaaattcaaaagagcCGATAACACTCAGCGCTCCTGTCATTGTGACATCTGGTACCACTGaggtgaagaaaaaaaagtcttcaTTTACTATTATACCGAAAAAATGTTCAACTGCGACAAGAATCAACAGACCGGTGACTATTTATCCGaaaaatgatattataaaGGCGCCTAAATTATGCGTACTGACAAAACCGACGCAAATAATACAAGCAAACAATGAAGTCAAGTCTAAATCACAAGACAATGACACTCTCAAAGCAGCCAATGGTCTGCTCGTACTTCAACAGAACTCGAGATTACTCTCCAGTCCAAATGAATCcagtaaatttatcaaaagtaacaacaataacaacaacagtTCGATTCTTCAGAACACAGTGACACCCATCAAGCCGAAGGTCACAACAATTACATGTAAGGAAATGCGGCAACACTTGGAAAGATTTAAATTACCCAAGACTACAATAATTTCTGAGAAAACTGACActaatgacaataaaatgCTCAGTGTCTTTCAAAGTAAAGTATCCACTCCTGTTTTTCCTGGCTCTGATCGGGTTGACGAGACCAAGAGACCGGGACAGGTTAATTCAAATGTTACATTCACAGCAGAAGACACCCGGGTCGCTACCAAACGGTTCTGGCAGGTACCCAACACCAACACCGTCCTCATAGCCAATGACACGAATTCTCGTGAAATTAAAACAGTCCAAGCGCCTTCAACTTTGATAAGCTCGGCATTGAATACAACTAAAAAGCTATGGCACATGCCATCACCAAATACTGTTGTACTGAGCGCTGATGGTAAATCTTCttcattaattagtaattcaTTTTCATCACCGTCATCAAATGCtgctatacaatttaataacaataatagtagtaataataatacaatagcGTCACCAACTCCATTGACCTACAGTACGCCAAATAAAAATGGTATTATAAAAGTAGCAGGTAAAACAAGCGCGAGAATGTCTATgggatcatcatcatcattgtcACAGCAACACCAGCAGATAGCAATTGGCACCTCACTTTTAAAAGTCGCCCAGCAACAGCAGCTTAAACAAAATTCATCTATAAATAATGTTGAAATAGTAATGCCACAGCcgcagtataaaaaaaatccagttccgcaattacacaaaatattacagcCTACAGCGGTGTCAATTTTAAAACCCCAAGTAATACAGAGtcaattaaaatcaaatgtaAAACGAACACCTCGTAAAAAGAAGCCGACAAAGTTGTCCCTTGAATCCTTAGACAGTCACGACGATCTAGCAAGTGGTGACCGCAAAATGTGCTCGATAGCGACGCAAGTTGACAATTTGTCACCGCTCAAATTGACCGAGTGCAATGTTAACCAGCCGTCAAACAGCCCGATAATAACGTCGAGTTTTATCAAAGAAGAAGCTGCTTCATCGGAGTACGAACCGACGAGCTATGTAGCGTCGACAGACAACAGTGCAGCGGCTATCAAGTCTCAGATGCTTTTCAATTTACcctctaataaatatttgtcgaTGTCGTACGCAGACTCGAAGATGTCGATGCCGGACATTAAACCAATTATTCCATTAACAACAACCCTGGGAtcggaaataaaaataccgatACCAACGAAACCGAGCGCTGTCGGTATCAAGTCAATAAACAGTTCAAAGCCTCCGTCATTGGCTAAAATAAGTGGTGGCGCTAAGAGCCAAACTAAAACGCCGCGTAAACCGCGGACGCCTAAGCGTAAAAATCAGGTTAAAATTGAAGAGGACGGACTCCCTCCAGTATTAACGATTGAACCAAACTACCCAGCTTACAACAATCACGAGTCATTTAAAGCGTCATCTTGTTCGTCCTCGTCATCGTCAATGATGTCACCAACTTTATCATCATCGTCAGCGTCAATGTCCACCTCTACCTCTGCTGTGGCAGCTGCGTCAAATGGACAGTCTCAAGTACCAGGTCATATTATGGACATGCTCTACCCCAATAATCCGGAGCTGGACAACGTCCGGAAGTTCAATGACTACTGGAGCAGTCAGTTGTCACACTGCGCTATTTGCACAGCATTTGCATCCTCAAATAACGGCTGCAATCGGCAAATGCCACAGGACTGGAAGTGTTTCAAGCCGTCGACGTTGCCAGAGAGCTCTCCAATATGTGTGTCATCAAGTTTATTCGCGGCAAATTCAAAAGAACAAGAGATTGAACCAGAAAATAACAGTTTACTTCGCTGTCGCGACTGTCATGTCACCGTCCACGCATCCTGCTATGGAATCACAGTATTACCCAgcgatttatttaattgggCGTGTGATAAATGCAAGGCTGGTATGGTACAATCAAACTGCTGTCTCTGTCCGATGCGCGGTGGTGCTGTAAAACGAACGAGCGACAGTCGGTGGGCACACATACTCTGCGCTCTGCTGATACCAGGTGTCACATTCAAAGATTCTGTTCACAAAGATCCTATCAACGTTCTGACTATCAAACATGACATGGTCAAGCAGCAGTGCTCGTACTGCAAGCAAATCACGGGTGTGGTACTGAGCTGTCATCTCTGTAGGACATCTTTCCATCCCTCTTGTGGTCTAGTTGCTGGTGCAGCGTTCGACATACCTGCTTATGATTCAAATGAATTCCAG GTGACATGCCGTGgacataaaaatgaaataaaaaaaacgtttgACATCCGGCAAGGGGATAAAGTATGGGCTAAACATAAAAACACACGTTTTTATCAAGCAACTGTTGATTCGATTGATTCCCATATGTTTTGCATGGTTACATTCAGTGATACTAGTTTCAGCGACAATCTTTATCAGTCTGATATTATT agtcaTGAAGCTCTCCCAATTATTGGAGAAGGTGTCAGAGTACAATGGACAGATGGACAAATTTACGATGGTATTTTTGAAGGAACTAATTCTCGAACAATGTATact gttGTATTTGAGGATGGCTCGCGATGTACTGtagaaagtaatgaaatatatacattgaACGAAGATTTACCGGGAAGAGTACAGTCGCGTTTG TCAGCTGCAACTGAAATGCAACATCGATCTCATCTTTATGGCAATGAAAGCGGTGACTACTTCGTAGTGCAACggaaaagaaataaagttaagattaaaatctaa